From the Deinococcus radiophilus genome, one window contains:
- a CDS encoding 2Fe-2S iron-sulfur cluster-binding protein — MSTITVNAEGFGQIEVPQGERLVLALERLGTGILHRCGGQARCTTCQVEFTLGEPQQMTQAERGKLEEKGLLGQVRLSCQIECQADMTVRALQTEASTGLEAGKAPASSIEPEPQWVQQQEHNI, encoded by the coding sequence ATGTCCACTATCACCGTGAATGCCGAAGGTTTTGGCCAAATTGAAGTTCCGCAGGGTGAACGCCTGGTGCTGGCGCTCGAGCGCCTGGGCACTGGCATCCTGCACCGCTGCGGGGGCCAGGCCCGCTGCACCACCTGCCAGGTAGAGTTCACCTTGGGCGAACCACAGCAGATGACCCAGGCCGAGCGAGGCAAGCTGGAGGAAAAAGGCCTGCTGGGTCAGGTACGTCTGTCTTGCCAGATCGAGTGCCAGGCCGACATGACTGTGCGGGCCCTGCAAACTGAGGCCAGCACTGGACTGGAAGCAGGCAAGGCGCCTGCCTCTAGCATCGAACCCGAGCCGCAGTGGGTCCAGCAGCAGGAGCACAACATCTAG
- the mltG gene encoding endolytic transglycosylase MltG — MTRLGSRQGLPLWAKILMPLLMLLILAGGVAAWFLTGQTGPAGGGEYTLEVQPGDTLAAVAQELEDNEVVRSADALRYEMRRAGTDGSLKEGLYDVSGQMTVAEVAEALAGTPRIPTVKVAVPEGLRIKDLPPIFEKSGFDPAAIEAALNDPSLSEYAELNLEGFVFPATYEFKEGASAEEVVGQMVSRMNQEFTPERVAQAESLGLNVYDWATLASMVQAEAANNEEMPIIAGVFLNRLRDGMTLGSDPTVAYGLGKDLPELDRSAGDFDVDHDWSTYTRQGLPKTPINNPGAPALEAVLNAQRQLADGRDAMYFLHGKDQKIYVNATYDEHLADRERYM; from the coding sequence ATGACCCGGCTGGGAAGTAGGCAAGGTCTGCCCCTCTGGGCCAAAATCCTGATGCCGCTACTGATGCTGCTGATTCTGGCCGGTGGTGTTGCGGCCTGGTTTCTGACAGGCCAGACTGGTCCTGCTGGGGGCGGGGAATACACCCTGGAAGTTCAGCCGGGAGATACCCTGGCCGCTGTCGCGCAGGAACTGGAAGACAACGAGGTGGTCCGCAGTGCCGACGCCCTGCGCTATGAGATGCGCCGTGCTGGAACCGACGGTTCGCTCAAGGAAGGCCTTTACGATGTCAGCGGTCAGATGACTGTAGCCGAGGTGGCTGAAGCGCTGGCTGGCACCCCCCGGATTCCTACCGTGAAGGTAGCGGTGCCCGAGGGCCTACGGATCAAAGACTTGCCACCTATTTTCGAGAAGTCCGGCTTTGACCCGGCGGCCATTGAAGCAGCCCTGAATGACCCTTCCCTGAGTGAGTACGCCGAGCTGAACCTTGAAGGTTTCGTATTTCCAGCCACTTATGAATTCAAAGAAGGCGCCTCTGCCGAAGAAGTTGTAGGACAGATGGTCAGCCGCATGAATCAGGAATTCACTCCTGAGCGCGTCGCTCAGGCCGAATCGCTGGGCCTGAATGTCTATGATTGGGCCACCCTGGCCAGCATGGTGCAGGCCGAAGCGGCCAACAACGAGGAAATGCCGATCATTGCGGGGGTCTTTCTCAACCGCCTGCGCGACGGCATGACGCTGGGCAGCGATCCCACAGTGGCTTACGGTCTGGGCAAAGACCTGCCTGAACTGGACCGCAGCGCGGGTGACTTTGATGTGGACCATGACTGGAGCACCTACACCCGTCAGGGCCTGCCCAAGACGCCGATCAACAACCCTGGTGCGCCTGCCCTAGAAGCGGTGCTGAACGCCCAGCGTCAACTGGCAGATGGGCGTGACGCCATGTACTTCCTGCACGGCAAAGACCAGAAGATTTATGTGAATGCCACCTATGATGAGCACCTGGCAGACCGAGAGCGGTACATGTAA
- the meaB gene encoding methylmalonyl Co-A mutase-associated GTPase MeaB, with protein sequence MSPHLLAAPLLAGQRRALARAITLVESTRPQDEASAQELLTELAPQGGRSIRIGLTGVPGVGKSTFIEALGLWLAERGHRVAVLAVDPSSVRTGGSIMGDKTRMPGLSVHPQAFIRPSPSGGTLGGVARRTREAMTLCEAAGYDVILVETVGVGQSETQVAGMTDLFVLLTLPNAGDELQGIKRGIMELCDLAVVNKADTDPKAANRAQSQLTAALSLLTSHAAEWHPRALQVSALTGKGIEGFWEAVQQFRGEVDLSARRRSQTAAWFDELLREAVWKAFAAGRAEELAAAREQVQAGQQTPVQMVRQLIP encoded by the coding sequence ATGTCACCGCACCTCCTCGCCGCGCCGCTCTTGGCCGGGCAGCGCCGCGCCCTGGCCCGCGCTATCACCCTGGTCGAAAGTACCCGGCCCCAGGATGAAGCGTCGGCCCAAGAGTTACTCACCGAATTGGCCCCGCAAGGGGGCCGGAGCATTCGTATCGGGCTGACTGGCGTACCAGGCGTAGGCAAAAGTACGTTCATTGAGGCGCTGGGGCTGTGGTTGGCTGAGCGGGGCCACCGGGTGGCGGTGCTGGCGGTGGACCCCAGCTCAGTACGGACTGGCGGTTCCATCATGGGGGACAAGACCCGCATGCCCGGCCTGAGTGTTCACCCGCAGGCTTTTATTCGGCCCAGTCCGTCGGGAGGCACCCTGGGCGGGGTGGCCCGCCGGACGCGCGAGGCCATGACCCTGTGCGAAGCTGCTGGTTACGACGTGATTCTGGTCGAGACGGTGGGTGTGGGCCAGAGTGAAACGCAGGTGGCCGGCATGACCGATCTGTTCGTGTTGTTGACGCTGCCCAATGCCGGCGATGAGTTGCAGGGGATCAAGCGCGGGATCATGGAACTGTGTGACCTGGCCGTGGTGAACAAGGCCGACACCGATCCCAAGGCTGCCAACCGGGCACAATCCCAGTTGACGGCTGCCCTCAGCCTACTGACCTCCCACGCCGCTGAGTGGCATCCCCGCGCCTTGCAGGTATCGGCGCTGACAGGTAAAGGAATAGAGGGATTCTGGGAAGCCGTGCAGCAGTTCAGAGGAGAAGTGGACCTGTCTGCCCGCCGCCGTTCCCAGACAGCGGCCTGGTTTGACGAGCTGCTGCGCGAAGCCGTCTGGAAGGCTTTTGCTGCGGGCCGCGCCGAGGAACTGGCCGCGGCACGTGAGCAGGTGCAAGCTGGCCAGCAGACACCCGTGCAAATGGTCCGCCAGTTGATACCATGA
- a CDS encoding phosphopentomutase, with protein MLLTILVLDSVGVGALPDAARFGDPQQGGDAGSFTLNNTLRAAPVTLPNLAGLGLGAIPGVETNEATIPDVSGAAGAYGRMEEVSPGKDSSTGHWEFMGVQLENAFQVYPQGFPPEVMDRFDAATGRGHLCNLPYSGTEVLKDYGREHLETGDPIVYTSADSVFQVAAHVDKVPLEQLYAWCEAAREILQGEHAVARVIARPFAGESPFERLNDHRKDYSLVPPRTVLDALKEAGREVIGIGKIPDLYAGQGFTEMHHTDDNADGIRQTLARMHKAAQEGTEGLIFTNLVDFDSKFGHRRDPEGYSAALKAFDNALPEFLAAVPEDGALLIISDHGNDPSWYGSDHTREYGLLLGYRPGMSGLTDLGTRQTFADVGATAADALKAEWDGPGQSFWPELSGQ; from the coding sequence ATGCTACTGACCATTCTTGTTTTGGATTCCGTTGGTGTGGGTGCCCTGCCGGACGCCGCACGATTTGGCGACCCGCAGCAAGGCGGAGACGCAGGTTCGTTCACCCTGAACAACACCCTACGCGCTGCCCCAGTGACCCTGCCGAATCTGGCAGGCCTGGGCCTCGGAGCTATCCCGGGCGTCGAGACGAACGAGGCGACCATCCCAGACGTGAGCGGCGCAGCCGGAGCCTATGGGCGCATGGAAGAAGTCAGCCCCGGCAAGGACTCGTCCACCGGACACTGGGAGTTTATGGGCGTGCAGCTGGAGAACGCTTTTCAGGTCTACCCACAGGGCTTTCCGCCAGAGGTGATGGACCGCTTTGACGCTGCCACTGGGCGCGGGCACCTGTGCAACCTGCCCTACTCCGGCACCGAAGTTCTTAAGGACTATGGCCGCGAGCATCTGGAGACGGGCGACCCCATCGTCTACACCAGCGCCGATAGCGTCTTTCAGGTGGCCGCTCACGTGGACAAAGTGCCGCTGGAGCAGCTGTATGCCTGGTGCGAGGCGGCCCGCGAGATTCTGCAAGGTGAACACGCCGTGGCCCGCGTGATTGCCCGTCCCTTTGCCGGTGAGTCCCCTTTCGAACGGCTCAACGACCACCGCAAGGACTACTCGTTGGTGCCGCCACGCACCGTACTGGACGCTCTCAAGGAAGCTGGCCGCGAAGTGATCGGGATCGGTAAGATTCCGGACCTGTACGCTGGGCAGGGCTTTACGGAGATGCACCACACCGACGACAATGCCGACGGCATCCGTCAGACGCTGGCCCGGATGCACAAGGCTGCGCAGGAAGGAACCGAAGGGCTGATTTTCACCAATCTGGTGGATTTCGACTCCAAGTTCGGCCACCGCCGCGACCCTGAAGGGTACTCGGCGGCGCTGAAAGCCTTCGACAACGCGCTGCCGGAATTCCTGGCGGCTGTTCCCGAAGACGGAGCCTTGCTGATCATCTCGGATCACGGCAACGACCCCAGCTGGTACGGCAGCGATCACACCCGTGAATATGGCCTTCTGCTGGGTTACCGCCCAGGCATGAGCGGTCTGACCGACCTGGGAACCCGACAGACCTTCGCCGATGTGGGCGCCACTGCTGCCGATGCGCTCAAAGCAGAGTGGGACGGCCCCGGTCAGAGTTTCTGGCCTGAGCTGAGCGGGCAATGA
- a CDS encoding DUF420 domain-containing protein, producing MFPDAAIINQAAVTTIVLSGLALLAGVFFIRSGEREKHMRAMLTASALAALFLVLYLTRLALGYEKAYAGPEEWRTAYFALLISHVALATANLPLAVIPLGYAYKGLKAAGNLARVEQVAEAREAFAKHRAWVRWTVPVWLYVAVTGWIIYLILGRYGEVMGH from the coding sequence ATGTTTCCAGATGCCGCCATCATCAACCAAGCTGCTGTCACCACGATTGTCCTGAGCGGCCTCGCGCTGCTGGCGGGAGTCTTTTTCATTCGTTCTGGGGAACGCGAAAAACATATGCGGGCCATGCTGACGGCCAGCGCTTTAGCGGCACTCTTTCTGGTACTGTACCTGACCCGCCTGGCCCTGGGCTACGAAAAAGCCTATGCCGGACCGGAGGAGTGGCGGACAGCCTACTTTGCCCTACTGATCAGCCATGTGGCCCTGGCCACGGCCAACCTGCCGCTGGCCGTCATTCCGCTGGGCTACGCTTACAAAGGCCTCAAGGCCGCAGGCAACCTGGCCCGTGTCGAACAGGTGGCGGAAGCCCGTGAGGCCTTTGCCAAGCACCGCGCTTGGGTCCGCTGGACAGTGCCGGTGTGGCTGTATGTGGCGGTGACGGGTTGGATCATTTACCTGATTCTAGGCCGCTACGGCGAAGTGATGGGGCATTGA
- a CDS encoding DUF418 domain-containing protein, with translation MTQPAPDTVLPPDAAPSVHAPVAAQDRALLPDALRGFALLGIALINVQDFAGFRMWEQQGLDRAVQVMTDVLFNGKSITLFAMLFGWGAAGLWERHGAALYIRRHLLLLVIGLLHFALLWHGDIIAGYAVGAFIFMLLLRFRATALLRWAWGLYLLGVLNYVAGYGMFSTTPGSRQLFSETFAPGQSYASMLQARLAEVPEQVLSGVWLASITLPLFAFGGWAYRSGLLTRPAEHLPLLRRLLGWGLGLGIPLSLGLAYLNTVDTEQAGLLSEGMRLVSGLPMAFGYVGLFGLAVVQRPGLPALQALSNSGRLALTHYISQSIVLTSIFYPYTFDLRGHVGAAAAVGTALVLALAQIALSRLYLARYGRGPLESLLRWAVYGRR, from the coding sequence GTGACCCAGCCTGCGCCCGATACTGTCCTGCCTCCCGATGCAGCCCCGTCTGTTCACGCCCCAGTGGCAGCGCAGGACCGTGCCCTCCTGCCGGATGCACTGCGGGGCTTCGCCCTACTGGGTATCGCCCTGATCAACGTGCAGGACTTCGCAGGTTTTCGGATGTGGGAACAGCAGGGCCTGGACCGCGCTGTACAGGTGATGACCGACGTGCTGTTCAATGGCAAGTCCATCACCCTGTTTGCCATGCTGTTCGGCTGGGGCGCGGCGGGGCTGTGGGAGCGGCATGGCGCAGCACTGTACATCCGGCGGCACTTGCTGCTGCTGGTCATTGGGTTGCTGCATTTCGCGCTGCTGTGGCACGGCGACATCATTGCCGGCTACGCCGTGGGCGCTTTTATTTTCATGCTGCTGCTGCGCTTCCGGGCCACGGCACTGCTGCGCTGGGCCTGGGGGCTGTATCTGCTGGGCGTGCTCAACTACGTGGCGGGCTACGGCATGTTCAGCACCACACCGGGTTCACGGCAGCTGTTCTCGGAAACCTTTGCGCCGGGCCAGAGCTACGCCAGCATGCTGCAAGCACGGTTGGCCGAGGTGCCCGAGCAAGTGCTGAGCGGTGTTTGGCTGGCGAGTATCACGCTGCCGCTGTTCGCCTTCGGGGGCTGGGCCTACCGCTCTGGTCTGCTGACCCGTCCCGCCGAACACTTGCCCCTGCTGCGCCGTTTGCTGGGCTGGGGCTTGGGTCTGGGTATCCCGCTGAGCCTGGGCCTGGCTTATCTGAACACGGTGGATACGGAGCAGGCCGGTCTGCTGTCTGAGGGCATGCGGCTTGTCAGCGGCCTGCCGATGGCCTTCGGGTATGTAGGACTGTTCGGCCTGGCTGTGGTTCAGCGTCCTGGCCTCCCGGCACTGCAGGCCCTGTCGAACAGTGGGCGACTGGCACTGACGCACTACATCAGTCAGTCCATCGTGCTGACCAGTATTTTTTACCCGTACACGTTTGACCTGCGCGGCCATGTCGGAGCGGCAGCAGCAGTAGGCACTGCGCTGGTTCTGGCGCTGGCTCAGATTGCCTTGAGCCGCCTGTATCTGGCCCGGTATGGCCGTGGACCACTTGAAAGCCTGCTGCGCTGGGCGGTGTACGGACGCCGCTGA
- a CDS encoding PAS domain-containing sensor histidine kinase, which translates to MTIPNFSSSESEGGAQLQVEQVQADRTAADPATVLGPQGWPGDSASYQLLFEDAPVGYMVLNRSGQIMRANHAAGAMLGLASGQLEGQQLTHWLHWQQHGQLEALLGTLEGRLLQGGKSAEFKLLRADGQSCYAQVELVVSHNVQEAGPGGSQLLMALSDITALKKAQRDLVHLNQTLESRIEQRTADALSMASEMERFMQSVAHDLATPLRHILSFAGRLETADLNEQSRRSVATIVASARRMETLISALDQLALACNSQLSLTAIDLDRVLDAALKESGNAPGLTLHREDLPRVICDTQSMQTVLRQLLENAFKATDGRPHPTLRIWAEQVGAEIVIYLRDNGRGFNPNYRESMFEVFRKLHPERDFPGEGVGLAVVRRLMLRQGGRIWAESAGQDQGASFTLVLPAAP; encoded by the coding sequence ATGACCATCCCAAATTTTTCTAGCTCTGAGAGCGAAGGTGGCGCTCAGCTGCAAGTAGAGCAGGTCCAGGCAGACAGGACAGCTGCTGACCCCGCAACTGTTTTAGGTCCTCAGGGCTGGCCGGGCGATTCCGCCAGCTATCAGTTGCTGTTTGAGGATGCGCCAGTCGGCTATATGGTCCTGAACCGCAGCGGCCAGATTATGCGTGCCAATCATGCAGCGGGAGCCATGTTGGGTCTGGCCAGTGGACAACTGGAAGGTCAGCAGCTGACCCACTGGCTGCACTGGCAGCAGCATGGGCAGTTGGAAGCTCTGCTGGGAACCCTGGAAGGCCGCTTGCTTCAGGGGGGCAAGTCGGCAGAATTCAAGTTGCTGCGTGCCGACGGTCAGAGCTGTTACGCACAGGTCGAGCTGGTGGTCAGCCACAATGTTCAGGAGGCCGGACCGGGAGGCTCGCAGCTGCTGATGGCCCTTTCGGATATTACGGCCCTGAAAAAAGCCCAGCGCGACCTGGTGCATCTGAACCAGACACTTGAAAGCCGCATTGAGCAGCGGACGGCAGACGCACTGAGCATGGCCAGCGAAATGGAGCGCTTTATGCAGTCGGTCGCACACGACTTGGCGACGCCATTGCGGCATATCCTGAGCTTTGCTGGCCGCCTCGAAACGGCTGATCTCAATGAGCAGTCGCGCCGCTCGGTGGCGACCATTGTGGCTTCGGCGCGGCGCATGGAGACGCTGATCAGTGCGCTGGATCAGCTGGCCCTGGCCTGCAACTCTCAGCTCAGTCTGACGGCCATAGACCTCGACCGGGTGCTGGACGCTGCCCTCAAGGAAAGTGGGAACGCGCCGGGGCTGACCCTCCACCGTGAGGACCTGCCCAGGGTGATTTGTGATACGCAGTCCATGCAAACGGTCCTGCGGCAACTGCTGGAGAATGCCTTTAAAGCCACCGATGGCCGTCCCCATCCCACCTTGCGGATCTGGGCTGAGCAAGTCGGAGCTGAAATCGTCATTTATCTGCGCGACAATGGACGCGGTTTCAATCCTAATTACCGCGAATCCATGTTCGAGGTCTTCCGCAAGTTGCACCCTGAGCGCGATTTTCCCGGTGAGGGCGTGGGCTTGGCTGTGGTGCGGCGCCTGATGCTCCGCCAGGGTGGCCGCATCTGGGCCGAATCGGCGGGACAGGATCAGGGAGCCAGCTTCACGCTGGTCCTGCCCGCTGCCCCCTGA